The Deinococcus ruber genome segment AGAGGGTGCCTCCATCAAGATCAGCCAGAGCGAGCTGGTGTTTTCAGTCGGCTGCCTGAAGACTCCGGAGCGAAGCGGGCAGCCAGTCGTCATGCTGCTTCAGCAGGTCATCGACCAGTGACCAGATCTGATCCAGATCGAGTTCGGCGGCGGTATGCGGGTCGAACATGACCGCGTGATAGATGTGCTCGCGGTTGCCCGTGACCAGGGCTTCGACCGTCAGGGCCTGCACGTTGATATTGGTCTGCATCAGAGCGGCGAGCTGCGGCGGCAACTGCCCGATGCGGGTCGGCTGAATGCCCTGGCGATCCACCAGACACGGCACTTCGACACAGCATTCTTCCGGCAGATTGCCGATCAGTTTTCCGCTGCCGAGGACAGGGCTGTTCATGACGTTGCCGTAAATGACGCGCGGCGTTCCCGTCACCATGCTGTCGATGATCAGCGAACCGTACTCCACGCTGCGGCGAACTTCGATCTCTGCTGCCGGATCTGCCAGCGTCAGCCGCAGGGTTTCCCAGCCGCTAATCTGCGACTCACAGCGGCGGGGATACTCGTCCAGCGGAATGTTGAACCGCTCAATCAGGTCTTCCCGGCCGCGTTTGATGAAGTAAGGAACGTATTCGCTGAAGTGTTCGCTCGATTCGGTCACGAAGTACCCCAGGCGGCGCAGCATCTCGTAGCGCACCCGGTTTCCGGCAGGCACCTGCCCCGAGTCTGCCAGCGCCTTCAGCTGGGGATACAGGTCTTCGCCCCGGTGCTCGAACTTCAGATAGAACGCCATGTGATTGATGCCCGCACACAGGAAATCTATTTCAGAGACCGGGATGCCGAGATCGGAAGCCAGCTCTCCGGCGGTGTGCTGCACGCTATGGCACAGGCCCACCGTCTTGATGTTGCTCTGCCGCGCCAGTCCCCAGATGTTCATGGCCATCGGATTGACATAGTTGAGATGCAGCGTATCGGGGCACAGACGTTCCATGTCACGGCTCATATCAAGCAGCACCGGCACGGTTCGAAGCGCCCGCATGATGCCGCCGATGCCCAGCGTGTCGGCAATCGTCTGCCGCAGACCGTATTTCTTGGGAACTTCGAAATCGGTCACGGTAGCAGGCCTGTAGCCGCCCACCTGAATCATGTTGATGACGAAGTCTGCGCCGTCCAGCGCGCGTTCGCGGTCGGTGGTGGCCATCACCGTCGGAGTGGCGTTGACGGTTGCCGCGACCCGTCCCGCCACCTGATGCGTGACATCCAGGCGGGCCTGATCGATATCGAACAGGCGGATATCTGCGCCGCTCAGAGCCGGAAGGCTGAGAATGTCGCCGAGCAGATTCTTGGCAAAGACCGTACTTCCGGCACCGATCATGGCAATTCTGGGTGCAGTCATCAGAGGCTCCTGAAATGAAAGAAGGATTTAGAACGTTCAATCTGTCGCGAACACATGGGTGGAAACAGCAAAGACAGGAGGATCGACCGCACCTTCTGAATCGAGATATCCCGCAGCACGTCCCTGTTGGTGGCCCCCGGCCAGTTGGCAAAACTGATCCGGACACCGTGTGGCTGTTCACCCACTGCATATCGCGTTTCCTGGGTTGCCGGATAAGGTCATGGCCAGCGAAGTGGTCTGAACGGTCATAGGCATTCCTCCGGCGAAGGTACGTGAAACAGCCGAGCGACCCTGGTGCGAACGGAGCGTCAGCCAGCACGGCAAAACGAACGGACCCATGACCACCGCGCTAGCAGGCGGCAGATTCGCGTTCGACCAGCGTGACCGGCATCTTCAGAAAGACAGGCTCGCGTGTTGGCTGGCCAGCGCGGGCAGTCTCGATTTCTGTCAGCAGAAGCCTGACCGCTGCCCGCGCCATCTCGGCCAGGGGGACATGCAGGGTGGTCAGGCTCGGCGCGGTGTACCGGGCGAATTCAAAGTCGTCGAAACCGGTAATCCTGACGTCTGCAGGCACACCCACGCCTATCATCCGGGCCGCGTACAGCGCACCGGCGGCCATTCGGTCATTGGCGCAGAGTACCGCGTCGGGCCGTGGCGTGCGGCGCCAGATGCGCGTGAAAGCCGTTTCACCCGATGCCGAACTCCAGTCTCCCGGCTCGGTGGTGGTCTGAAGACCGTGCCTGAGGGCCGCTGCATGAAATCCTTCTCGGCGTGCGGCAGCGCTGCCACCCTGGTCTCCGGGCGGAATGACCAGGGCGAGCCGCTGATGTCCCCGGAACGCCAGCCGGGTGACGAGGTGTTCCATCCCACTGCGGTAATCGGCGGTGACGACAGGGAACAGGGCGCTGGGTTCGGCGTGGTCGAACAGCACGGTAGGCATGTTCCACTGACCCAACAGGTCGAGGCATTCTGGCGTGACTGAAGTGCCGACCAGTACCACGCCTGCAAACCGCTGCTGAAGAAACGAGGTGCGGAGGGTGCTGAAGCCGCGGGGAACGTCGCTGTTCAGGAACGCCGTCGTCATGTCGTAGCCCTGCGCGGTCGCCTCTGCCAGAAAGGCCGACTGGACGAGGTTGCGGTAAGGATCAGCGATGGTTTCGGGCGAGTGATCGTAAAAACCGCAGCAGATGGTCGTGACGCGCGATTCTCGCAGCGCCTTGGCAGCGCTGTTCGGATGATAATCCAGCGCTTCGATGGCCCGCAGGACCCGTTCCCGGGTCTGAGGACGAATCGAAGGATGGTCATTGAGCACATTTGAAACCGTCTGATGCGAAACACCGGCATGAAGAGCGACATCGCGGAGGGTAACTCGTGTCATAGGACCTCGACGGGAAAGTAGGCTCGTATTTGAACGTTCAAATAAAGTCTGCTTCACGAGTGTGCGTGTGTCAAGTCCAGCGTCAGGCACACGTCAACGCTTGCTGTGCCCAGCAGGCCGAACACCTCGAACGACGCCTGACGGCGCTCCAGCACAGTATCCTGAAGCATGTTCGAACCGTCGGCCCTGGGAATACCCGCCCATCTCTCACTCAGCGAGCATCTGCAGCACGTAACACAGACACTGGCGGCAACCACCGTTCAGGAAGACGTTCTGCGGACCGTACTG includes the following:
- a CDS encoding LacI family DNA-binding transcriptional regulator produces the protein MTRVTLRDVALHAGVSHQTVSNVLNDHPSIRPQTRERVLRAIEALDYHPNSAAKALRESRVTTICCGFYDHSPETIADPYRNLVQSAFLAEATAQGYDMTTAFLNSDVPRGFSTLRTSFLQQRFAGVVLVGTSVTPECLDLLGQWNMPTVLFDHAEPSALFPVVTADYRSGMEHLVTRLAFRGHQRLALVIPPGDQGGSAAARREGFHAAALRHGLQTTTEPGDWSSASGETAFTRIWRRTPRPDAVLCANDRMAAGALYAARMIGVGVPADVRITGFDDFEFARYTAPSLTTLHVPLAEMARAAVRLLLTEIETARAGQPTREPVFLKMPVTLVERESAAC
- a CDS encoding alpha-glucosidase/alpha-galactosidase, whose amino-acid sequence is MTAPRIAMIGAGSTVFAKNLLGDILSLPALSGADIRLFDIDQARLDVTHQVAGRVAATVNATPTVMATTDRERALDGADFVINMIQVGGYRPATVTDFEVPKKYGLRQTIADTLGIGGIMRALRTVPVLLDMSRDMERLCPDTLHLNYVNPMAMNIWGLARQSNIKTVGLCHSVQHTAGELASDLGIPVSEIDFLCAGINHMAFYLKFEHRGEDLYPQLKALADSGQVPAGNRVRYEMLRRLGYFVTESSEHFSEYVPYFIKRGREDLIERFNIPLDEYPRRCESQISGWETLRLTLADPAAEIEVRRSVEYGSLIIDSMVTGTPRVIYGNVMNSPVLGSGKLIGNLPEECCVEVPCLVDRQGIQPTRIGQLPPQLAALMQTNINVQALTVEALVTGNREHIYHAVMFDPHTAAELDLDQIWSLVDDLLKQHDDWLPASLRSLQAAD